A genome region from Populus alba chromosome 3, ASM523922v2, whole genome shotgun sequence includes the following:
- the LOC118054749 gene encoding protein MAINTENANCE OF PSII UNDER HIGH LIGHT 1 has product MACASQAMISANTCALTSPRLFKKYTNGNKRNSKLFTIKASSDDAECNTEECAPEKEVGKVSMEWLAGEKTKVVGTFPPSKRGWTGYVEKDTAGQTNIYSVEPAVYVAESAISSGTAGTSAEGSEGTAARVAGLGLISVAVASFILLLVGKNPSNITTAEYKGPALSYYINKFKPAEIIQAAVPSQTEPPSSIQADSSMPEVPEIQVQSAPEVSEVPVQSQYEPEPLTSSVSSANLAN; this is encoded by the exons ATGGCTTGTGCCTCACAGGCAATGATATCAGCAAACACTTGCGCGCTCACTTCACCAAGACTTTTCAAGAAATACACGAACGGAAATAAGAGAAACTCGAAGCTTTTCACTATCAAAGCGTCCTCTGATGACGCTGAATGTAATACTGAAGAATGTGCCCCGGAAAAAGAG GTTGGGAAGGTGAGCATGGAGTGGTTGGCAGGGGAGAAAACCAAAGTCGTTGGGACATTCCCTCCAAGTAAACGCGGTTGGACAGGGTATGTTGAGAAAGACACTGCTGGACAGACAAATATCTATTCAGTTGAG CCTGCAGTTTATGTAGCAGAAAGTGCAATAAGTTCGGGAACTGCAGGTACTTCCGCTGAAGGTTCTGAAGGCACAGCAGCACGTGTTGCTGGCCTTGGACTCATTTCTGTAGCTGTAGCTTCATTTATTCTCCTCCTAGTTGGTAAGAACCCATCTAACATAACAACGGCGGAATACAAGGGACCAGCTCTCAGTTACTATATCAACAAATTTAAGCCAGCAGAAATCATCCAAGCTGCAGTGCCAAGCCAAACAGAGCCCCCCTCATCCATACAGGCAGACAGCTCCATGCCAGAAGTCCCCGAGATACAGGTTCAATCTGCACCAGAAGTTTCTGAGGTACCGGTTCAATCTCAATATGAACCTGAGCCTTTAACTTCAAGTGTGAGCAGTGCTAATTTGGCAAATTAA
- the LOC118054751 gene encoding WAT1-related protein At3g28050 isoform X2: MGVKVAVLPIVGMIMAECAQAGRMIAGKAAMSNGMSSFVFVLYSNTIASTILLPSSLIFHRPQERPPLTLSIVFGFFLLGLFGCLGQSFGYAGINLSSPALGTAMLNTVPGLTFVLAVIFRMEKVDCRSYSTLAKSMGTIISMGGAFVVTFYKGPLLLKALPSASNSSHLVLSQHSNWVLGGLLLAVDCTMASSWLIVQALILKKYPAKLIVVFFYFFFSTVLSSIVCLVMVRDPSAWSLKSKTRLVSVLFSGILGHAFQVGVTTWCLQKTGPVFVSVFAPLGIVITATASVVFSGDALNLGIVIGAVIIASGFYAVIWGKAQEATKKVEDEESLGPASSSQKVPLLQNRSNVDA, from the exons ATGGGGGTGAAAGTTGCAGTACTGCCAATCGTGGGGATGATAATGGCAGAGTGTGCACAGGCTGGGCGTATGATAGCAGGCAAGGCAGCCATGTCAAATGGCATGAGTAGTTTCGTCTTTGTTCTTTACTCTAATACCATTGCCTCCACCATTCTACTCCCGTCTTCTTTGATCTTCCACAG ACCACAAGAGAGGCCTCCACTCACCCTGTCAATTGTCTTCGGGTTCTTCTTGCTTGGTCTTTTCGG TTGCTTGGGGCAGAGTTTTGGTTATGCTGGAATTAACCTCAGTTCTCCTGCACTTGGTACTGCCATGCTTAACACTGTTCCTGGTCTTACCTTCGTACTTGCTGTTATTTTCAG GATGGAGAAGGTTGACTGTAGAAGTTACAGCACCCTAGCTAAATCCATGGGGACCATAATATCGATGGGAGGGGCATTCGTTGTTACTTTCTACAAGGGTCCCCTACTTCTGAAAGCACTACCTTCAGCTTCAAATTCATCTCACCTGGTGCTCTCGCAACACTCAAACTGGGTTCTTGGAGGATTGCTTCTTGCGGTTGATTGTACTATGGCTTCTTCATGGCTTATTGTACAG GCATTAATCCTCAAAAAATACCCAGCAAAGTTGATTGTAGTCTTCTTTTACTTCTTCTTTTCGACCGTACTGTCTTCAATAGTTTGTCTGGTCATGGTAAGAGACCCCTCTGCTTGGAGCTTAAAATCTAAGACAAGATTGGTTTCCGTCCTCTTCTCG GGAATCCTGGGCCATGCTTTCCAAGTTGGTGTCACGACATGGTGTCTACAGAAGACAGGTCCTGTGTTTGTTTCTGTATTCGCACCCTTGGGGATTGTCATTACAGCTACAGCGAGTGTCGTCTTCTCCGGGGATGCTCTGAATCTGGGAAT TGTGATTGGAGCTGTGATAATAGCCTCAGGATTTTATGCAGTGATTTGGGGGAAGGCCCAAGAAGCGACCAAGAAGGTTGAAGACGAGGAGAGTTTAGGCCCTGCCTCATCCTCTCAAAAAGTCCCATTGCTGCAAAACAGAAGCAATGTTGATGCATAG
- the LOC118054751 gene encoding WAT1-related protein At4g15540 isoform X1, translating into MGVKVAVLPIVGMIMAECAQAGRMIAGKAAMSNGMSSFVFVLYSNTIASTILLPSSLIFHRPQERPPLTLSIVFGFFLLGLFGCLGQSFGYAGINLSSPALGTAMLNTVPGLTFVLAVIFRMEKVDCRSYSTLAKSMILSFSFLVFAQNTNMNSPKIVSLGCFRMEKVDCRSYSTLAKSMGTIISMGGAFVVTFYKGPLLLKALPSASNSSHLVLSQHSNWVLGGLLLAVDCTMASSWLIVQALILKKYPAKLIVVFFYFFFSTVLSSIVCLVMVRDPSAWSLKSKTRLVSVLFSGILGHAFQVGVTTWCLQKTGPVFVSVFAPLGIVITATASVVFSGDALNLGIVIGAVIIASGFYAVIWGKAQEATKKVEDEESLGPASSSQKVPLLQNRSNVDA; encoded by the exons ATGGGGGTGAAAGTTGCAGTACTGCCAATCGTGGGGATGATAATGGCAGAGTGTGCACAGGCTGGGCGTATGATAGCAGGCAAGGCAGCCATGTCAAATGGCATGAGTAGTTTCGTCTTTGTTCTTTACTCTAATACCATTGCCTCCACCATTCTACTCCCGTCTTCTTTGATCTTCCACAG ACCACAAGAGAGGCCTCCACTCACCCTGTCAATTGTCTTCGGGTTCTTCTTGCTTGGTCTTTTCGG TTGCTTGGGGCAGAGTTTTGGTTATGCTGGAATTAACCTCAGTTCTCCTGCACTTGGTACTGCCATGCTTAACACTGTTCCTGGTCTTACCTTCGTACTTGCTGTTATTTTCAG GATGGAGAAGGTTGACTGTAGAAGTTACAGCACCCTAGCTAAATCCAtgattctttcattttcctttcttgtttttgCTCAAAATACTAACATGAACAGCCCTAAAATAGTCTCACTGGGTTGTTTCAGGATGGAGAAGGTTGACTGTAGAAGTTACAGCACCCTAGCTAAATCCATGGGGACCATAATATCGATGGGAGGGGCATTCGTTGTTACTTTCTACAAGGGTCCCCTACTTCTGAAAGCACTACCTTCAGCTTCAAATTCATCTCACCTGGTGCTCTCGCAACACTCAAACTGGGTTCTTGGAGGATTGCTTCTTGCGGTTGATTGTACTATGGCTTCTTCATGGCTTATTGTACAG GCATTAATCCTCAAAAAATACCCAGCAAAGTTGATTGTAGTCTTCTTTTACTTCTTCTTTTCGACCGTACTGTCTTCAATAGTTTGTCTGGTCATGGTAAGAGACCCCTCTGCTTGGAGCTTAAAATCTAAGACAAGATTGGTTTCCGTCCTCTTCTCG GGAATCCTGGGCCATGCTTTCCAAGTTGGTGTCACGACATGGTGTCTACAGAAGACAGGTCCTGTGTTTGTTTCTGTATTCGCACCCTTGGGGATTGTCATTACAGCTACAGCGAGTGTCGTCTTCTCCGGGGATGCTCTGAATCTGGGAAT TGTGATTGGAGCTGTGATAATAGCCTCAGGATTTTATGCAGTGATTTGGGGGAAGGCCCAAGAAGCGACCAAGAAGGTTGAAGACGAGGAGAGTTTAGGCCCTGCCTCATCCTCTCAAAAAGTCCCATTGCTGCAAAACAGAAGCAATGTTGATGCATAG
- the LOC118054752 gene encoding probable choline kinase 2 — protein sequence MGAVEKPVDNKEYRIPGEAKEILKSLASKWEDVADASSLQVIPLKGAMTNEVFQIKWPTKTENVSHKVLVRIYGEGVEVFFDRENEIHTFEFISKQGQGPRLLGRFSNGRIEEFIHARTLSASDLRNPDMSALIAAKMKEFHGLEMPGPKNISLWDRLRNWLKTAKRLCTPEEAKPFRLDSIEEEISLLEKELSGDWSIGFCHNDLQYGNIMIDEETRVITIIDYEYASYNPIAFDIANHFCEMTADYHTDTPHILDYSKYPGLDERQRFLRVYLSSSGGQPSDNEVEHLLENVEKYKLASHLFWGLWGIISEHVNEIDFDYMEYARQRFEQYWLRKPALLGSLGTTPDVVLADGNYPV from the exons ATGGGTGCCGTAGAAAAGCCTGTGGACAATAAAGAATATCGGATACCAGGAGAGGCGAAGGAGATTTTGAAATCATTGGCCTCCAAGTGGGAAGATGTGGCTGATGCAAGTTCATTGCAGGTGATCCCTTTAAAGGGTGCAATGACCAATGAGGTTTTCCAAATAAAGTGGCCAACGAAGACAGAGAATGTGTCACATAAGGTTTTAGTTAGGATCTACGGTGAAGGTGTGGAGGTGTTCTTTGATCGAGAAAATGAGATTCATACGTTTGAGTTCATTTCAAAGCAAGGGCAGGGACCTCGTTTACTAGGGCGATTCTCAAATGGACGGATTGAAGAGTTCATCCATGCACGG ACACTATCGGCCTCTGATCTGCGTAATCCTGATATGTCTGCTCTCATAGCAGCTAAAATGAAGGAGTTTCATGGTCTTGAGATGCCAGGTCCAAAGAATATCTCCCTGTGGGATAGATTGCG AAACTGGCTTAAAACAGCAAAGCGTTTGTGTACTCCAGAAGAAGCTAAACCGTTTCGCTTGGATTCTATCGAGGAGgagatttctttgttggaaaAGGAACTATCAGGAGATTGGTCTATAGGGTTTTGCCACAATGATTTACAATATGGCAACATCATGATTGATGAAGAGACAAGAGTGATAACTATAATT GACTATGAGTATGCAAGTTACAACCCTATCGCCTTTGATATAGCAAACCACTTCTGTGAGATGACTGCTGACTACCATACAGATACGCCCCATATTTTGGACTATAGTAAATACCCTG GTTTGGATGAGCGTCAAAGATTTCTCCGTGTATATCTGAGTTCATCAG GTGGTCAACCTAGCGACAATGAAGTGGAGCACCTACTCGAAAATGTTGAGAAGTATAAGCTTGCAAGCCATCTTTTTTGGGGATTATGGGGGATAATATCG GAACATGTCAATGAAATTGACTTTGACTACATGGAATATGCAAGGCAGAGGTTCGAACAGTACTGGTTAAGGAAGCCTGCTTTATTGGGTTCTTTGGGAACCACCCCTGATGTAGTTTTGGCTGATGGTAATTATCCTGTCTAA